A window of Desulfurellaceae bacterium contains these coding sequences:
- a CDS encoding HNH endonuclease: protein MKPFFSDASAADILHEKNRARELRRSEWWKRRRAGGLCHYCHERFPPAELTMDHLIPLVRGGRSTKGNIVPACKACNSKKKYALPWEWEADGAG, encoded by the coding sequence ATGAAGCCCTTTTTCTCAGACGCGAGCGCAGCTGACATCCTGCACGAAAAAAATCGTGCCCGTGAGTTGCGCCGCTCTGAATGGTGGAAACGCCGGCGGGCGGGCGGCCTGTGTCACTACTGTCACGAGCGCTTCCCGCCCGCCGAGCTGACCATGGACCACCTCATCCCCCTGGTGCGGGGTGGCCGATCAACCAAGGGCAATATCGTTCCGGCCTGTAAAGCCTGCAACAGCAAGAAGAAATACGCCCTGCCGTGGGAGTGGGAGGCGGACGGGGCAGGCTAG
- a CDS encoding Rieske 2Fe-2S domain-containing protein, whose translation MRGVWQKLAAWLGGRAATPRPSRSYTFPLSDFPDGQGTSLSVGGKRLAVFHLGKRVFVIENSCSHNRSPLVGGLVSGTVVTCRTHRARFSLETGQAVGGPTRRPVRTYPVTVAEGRVVITVS comes from the coding sequence ATGCGAGGGGTGTGGCAAAAATTGGCGGCCTGGCTTGGCGGGCGGGCGGCCACGCCCCGGCCATCCCGCAGCTATACGTTTCCCCTGTCCGACTTCCCGGACGGACAGGGTACATCGCTGAGCGTCGGAGGAAAACGGCTGGCCGTTTTCCATCTGGGCAAGCGAGTGTTTGTGATCGAGAATAGCTGCTCGCATAACCGTTCTCCCCTGGTCGGCGGGCTGGTCTCGGGCACGGTGGTGACCTGCCGGACGCATCGGGCACGTTTCAGTCTGGAAACTGGGCAGGCCGTGGGTGGCCCGACCCGCCGACCGGTTCGGACCTATCCGGTGACGGTTGCCGAGGGACGGGTCGTGATTACGGTCAGCTGA
- a CDS encoding YcgN family cysteine cluster protein produces MPKPFWETKSLAQMSKAEWESLCDGCGRCCLHKIEDEDGVVYTNVACHLLDPHTCRCTNYAERQRWVPDCRILSPQTVGQIRWLPRTCAYRRLHEGRGLAWWHPLKSGSPDTVHQAGISVRGSIVSEKLVPLDRLDDYIIDWIES; encoded by the coding sequence ATGCCAAAACCGTTTTGGGAAACCAAGTCTCTGGCCCAGATGAGCAAGGCCGAGTGGGAATCGCTGTGTGACGGGTGTGGACGCTGCTGTCTGCATAAGATTGAGGACGAGGACGGTGTGGTGTATACCAACGTGGCCTGCCATCTCCTTGACCCCCACACCTGTCGGTGTACCAACTATGCCGAGCGCCAGCGCTGGGTGCCGGACTGTCGCATCCTCAGCCCACAGACGGTGGGGCAGATCCGCTGGCTGCCACGCACATGCGCCTACCGGCGGCTGCACGAGGGCAGAGGCTTGGCTTGGTGGCACCCGCTCAAGTCCGGCAGTCCGGACACGGTCCATCAGGCCGGGATTTCGGTCCGCGGCAGCATTGTGTCAGAAAAGCTGGTTCCGCTCGACCGCCTTGATGACTACATTATCGACTGGATTGAGTCGTAA